One Halalkalicoccus sp. NIPERK01 DNA window includes the following coding sequences:
- a CDS encoding PIN domain-containing protein has product MTLCLDNTVLSDYLDGKEEARRFLRRYEDRRWTVSTVVVYEAFMGSLYGYIGGDVPTIESAITASMDVLPVTIETAREAGELQRELLDLGVPTHLPDGLIAANAREHGAAFVTGDEHFWKEGVREVLDVIEYEI; this is encoded by the coding sequence GTGACGCTCTGTCTGGATAACACGGTTCTCAGCGATTATCTCGACGGAAAGGAGGAGGCGAGGCGATTCTTACGGCGATACGAGGATCGCCGGTGGACCGTCTCGACGGTCGTCGTCTACGAGGCGTTCATGGGATCGCTGTACGGATATATCGGCGGGGACGTACCGACCATCGAGTCCGCCATCACCGCTTCGATGGACGTCCTGCCGGTGACGATCGAAACGGCGCGCGAAGCCGGCGAGCTACAGCGCGAGTTGCTCGATCTCGGCGTCCCCACCCACCTGCCTGACGGGCTGATCGCCGCGAACGCGCGGGAGCACGGGGCAGCGTTCGTTACCGGCGACGAGCACTTCTGGAAGGAGGGAGTGCGAGAGGTGCTGGACGTTATCGAGTACGAAATCTGA
- a CDS encoding antitoxin VapB family protein gives MGSTSIRVSERTKSQLALLKREGESFDDVIARLAKREGKWTGFGVLADDGRDTREGLQRVREEIRDGLYSDLEGMEDR, from the coding sequence ATGGGGAGTACGTCGATCCGGGTGTCCGAGCGAACGAAGTCCCAGCTCGCGTTGCTCAAGCGCGAGGGTGAGAGCTTCGATGACGTCATCGCTCGACTCGCCAAGAGAGAAGGGAAATGGACGGGGTTCGGCGTTCTCGCGGACGACGGTCGCGATACGCGGGAAGGACTGCAGAGAGTGCGCGAGGAGATACGCGATGGGTTATACAGTGATCTCGAGGGGATGGAAGACCGGTGA